A section of the Neorhodopirellula lusitana genome encodes:
- the tsaD gene encoding tRNA (adenosine(37)-N6)-threonylcarbamoyltransferase complex transferase subunit TsaD — MLLAIESTCDETAAAVVTRDGRVLGECIATQEKLHERFGGVVPEIAARAHLERILPVIDTAMTQAGVQGEDLQAIAVADRPGLAGSLLVGVVAAKSLALAWQKPLVAINHLHAHLYACQLSQPSGESVYPAIGLIVSGGHTTLYLCEDPINLQYLGGTIDDAAGEAFDKVAAMLSLGFPGGVEVSRWATRGNAKAYDFPRSKLHDGSFDFSFSGLKTAVRYAIVGPGRQDFSSLELDDSTKADVCASFEAAVVDTLVGKSRKAIRQHGVKRLLIGGGVAANGRLRRDFAAAAEQDGFQLVIAPPELCTDNAVMGAIAWKQIDRGQFATLDLDITPGLQRGF, encoded by the coding sequence ATCCTGCTGGCGATTGAGTCGACCTGCGACGAGACCGCGGCAGCGGTTGTGACTCGGGATGGTCGCGTGCTGGGTGAGTGCATCGCGACCCAAGAAAAACTGCACGAGCGGTTTGGTGGGGTCGTCCCCGAGATTGCCGCTCGCGCGCACCTGGAACGCATCTTGCCAGTCATCGATACCGCCATGACCCAGGCGGGCGTGCAAGGTGAAGACTTGCAAGCGATCGCGGTCGCCGATCGACCAGGGCTGGCCGGTTCACTGCTCGTTGGCGTGGTGGCGGCCAAATCGCTGGCTCTGGCCTGGCAAAAACCGTTGGTCGCGATCAACCATTTGCACGCGCATCTGTATGCGTGCCAATTGAGCCAACCGTCGGGGGAAAGTGTGTACCCAGCGATCGGTCTGATTGTCAGCGGTGGGCACACGACGCTGTACTTGTGCGAAGATCCCATTAATTTGCAGTACCTCGGTGGCACGATCGACGACGCGGCCGGCGAAGCGTTCGACAAGGTGGCGGCGATGTTGTCGTTGGGATTCCCCGGCGGCGTGGAGGTTTCGCGGTGGGCGACTCGCGGGAACGCAAAGGCGTATGACTTCCCGCGATCCAAGCTGCATGACGGCTCGTTCGACTTCAGCTTCAGTGGCCTGAAAACTGCCGTTCGCTACGCGATCGTTGGGCCAGGACGCCAAGACTTTTCGTCCCTTGAACTGGATGACTCGACCAAGGCAGACGTTTGTGCCTCTTTCGAGGCCGCGGTGGTCGATACCCTGGTTGGCAAAAGCCGCAAGGCGATTCGCCAGCACGGCGTGAAACGGTTGCTGATCGGTGGGGGCGTGGCGGCAAACGGTCGATTGCGGCGGGATTTTGCTGCCGCAGCAGAACAGGATGGTTTCCAGCTGGTGATCGCTCCGCCGGAACTTTGCACGGACAACGCCGTCATGGGCGCGATCGCCTGGAAACAAATCGATCGAGGCCAATTCGCCACGTTGGATCTGGATATCACGCCGGGGCTGCAGCGGGGTTTTTGA